A stretch of DNA from Verrucomicrobiota bacterium:
GAGGATTTGCGCCACATCACTTGAGTCATCCACGACCAAAATGGTTGCGTTCATTGTATGTGTCACGTTAGCTTGCATTACTTGACAAGAATATAGTTCACAACGGCCAGCCGTCCAATTTTAACAGTAGCTTTCGATGCGCCGCTGAGAAAGGAAGGGACTCCAATTCCCGCCGCGCCACCCAGCGCCAATCCGGCCCGCTCGGGAAATCACTCACTTGGAGGATCCCGCGAAACGCTTCCAAGCGCAGACGGTAGCGGGTGATGGAATGGGCGGTATTTGCCACCTTGGCAAGATTGCGAAGCTGAAAACCGGACTGTTGCAGGACGAATGGCGCATCAATCACCGCCTTGGGTGCCGCCTCAAATTCAGGGAATTGCCAAAAGCCGTCATTTACCCCGCCAGCGGGCCGCCGATGGATTAAAAGTCTGCCCTTGCGTGCCAATAGCAAGACGATGTGGCGGCGCTGGATCGGCTTGGCTCGGACCGGAATGGCGGGCAGTTGGTCGGTCAAGCCGTGTTGGCAGGCGAGACACTGCGGCTGGATGGGACACGCCGAACACTGCGGCTGGCGCGGCGTGCAAACCAGTGCGCCCAACTCCATCAACGATTGGTTCAGAAACGAATGGCAGTTCGCCAGCGGCAACTCTGGCCCCACACTGCGAAACTTGCCAGCAGCGTTGACCAATTGCCCGGCCAGTCCCCAAAGCGTTAGCTGGACAGCGCGTTTCGCTGGATCACCCCGCAGGCAAAACACCCGGGCCAACACACGGATTACGTTGCCATCCAGGATGGGCACAGGTTGGTTGAAGGCGATGCTGCAAATCGCACCCGCCGTGTAACGACCAATACCGGGCAGCGCGAGAATGGCTTCGTAGTTCTCAGGGAATCTGCCGCCATGTTGTTCCATGATGCAGCGCGCCGCCTTCTGCAAATTGCGCGCCCGGTGATAATATCCCAGCCCCTCCCATAGTTTCAAAACCCGGTCCGGTTCGGCTTCCGCCAGCGCCCGCACCGTCGGCAATTCCCGTAACCAGCGTTCCCAATACGGGATGACGGTCTTGACCTGGGTTTGCTGCAGCATCACCTCGGACACATAGACACAATACGGGTCCGTGGTTCGCCGCCAAGGTAAATCCCTGGCGTGTTTGGGATACCATTTAAGCAGTCTCGAAACGATTGCGGCGATTGTTCGTTGGTGCGGCATCACGCGTACCAAATACAATAACCAGCAACATCTGGCAACATTTACTGCCCGAGGTTTACGGCAACCGCAACCGGTAAAAGCGCCGGGTGGGAGCGGCGTCCATGGCATCCTTGAAGGGATTGGCCCGGCTGCCGGGCGAACCTTAGCGGGCGGTGAGGCGGTAGAAGCAGCGGGGGGCGGCGTTGGTCAGCGTGGTGGTGATCCGGTTGCCGTTGGTGGCCCAGGTGATGGCGGGCTCATTCGTCCATGCGCCGGTCGGGGAGGGCGCGCTCTGCACCGTCCACACCACGTCCGATTGGTTCGTCACGCTCAAGGTGATCCCCCGGCCCACCGCGCCGCTAGCCATCCGGCTCGCTACTGGGATAGGTGGGACGGTGAAGGGATACTCGATAACGGCTCCCCCCGAAGTGCCAACCTTTTGAGCAGCGTAAATACATCCAACTCCAAAAGCCATATCCTGACCGGTCCCATTACCGTTCAAGGCAAAAAGAGTGTGCAACGTTCCATCCGGATAATAACTCCTGAATGAGGTGGGCGTACAAAACCCCAGCAACACCTGATCCAGGTTGGTGCCGCCGGGGCGCAGCACCCAATCCCCGCCGGTGACGCCGACGACGTTGGACAGGGACATGATGGGTGTGAGCGCACTGGTGGCCACATTCTGGGCGTACACCGTGCCGTTGGCCCCGAGCAACTGGTAGTTCACCCCGCCCAGCGTCAGCACCGCCCCCAGCACCACGGGGGAGGGGCCGGTGGAATTGATAATTCCAATCCCGTTACCGTCTTTGTCGAAATGGGTCACGCCGCTACCCAACACATTCACCCCGCCATTCACCCCCGCCCCGGCGTCCACGATGCCGCTACCGGCGCTAAAGCTCCCCACCGACGTCCCGTTGGTGTCGTAAAGGGAAACGCCGATGGAACTGGTCACGGCAATCAGGCCATTGGTGAGGTAGGCAATGCCCGTGGGGGCGTAGCCGAAGGAGATGGTCACCTGCGCCGGGGCCTTGGGCACCAGCGCCGCCGCCAGCCCACCCGCCAGCAGGAGGCGGAGGAGCAGGCGCACCCGGCCCCCGTGGCCGGAGGCGAGCGCATGATGTCTGCCAAGCATACGCCCACCCTTACCGCGCCCAGCGGCATAGGGCAAGCCTTTTTGGAATTCGGAATGCGGAATGCGGAATTAAGGGTTGCGGCGCAGAGCCAATGCACGCGCCAACATTTTTGGAGTACGGCGGCAAGGTGGGGGGAAGGGGCCGCGACGCCGTTTTGGATCAGCGCGCCCAAGCCTTGGAGTTTCTCACCCCATTCGCGCCACGGGAGCCTGCGGGTGTTGCCATCCAGCAGATTTCCCTGCGGCCCGGTCCGGGTTGTGTCCGGCGCAGAGTTCTGCCCCGCACCCCGTGGTGTCCGGAGGCCGCGCGCTCCCATGGCAGGTTTCCGTGCGTCGCTCCGGACGTTTGCGCAACGGGTGGCGCATTCGGCGCAGTGGGTCCGGCAAATTCGCGGGGCGGGCGTGGATTTCCCGCGTGCGGCTCGGATTTTTTCGTCACCCATGGCGCTTTTTGGCCGTCCCATACGGGGTTTTTCGCGGCCAGTGGTGTATTGCTGGGCGCCAGTATTTCATTTTCCCCGGCTAGCGCCGCATTTTCCGGTGCCAGGAAACCATTTCCCCCGGCCCGCGTTTCATTTCCCCCGCCGGGATTTGGTTTCCCCCCGCCAGGAAATCATTTCTGCGCGCCGGGATTCCATTTCCCCCTGCCAGGATTTCATTTTCCCCCGGCGGTATTTCATTTCCCCCTGCCAGGATTTGATTTACCCCAGCCGGGAAATGAAATCCCCCTACCGGGAAATGGTTTTTGCGGACACAAATTTCCGCCAAAATCACGCAAAAAACGGGTACCAGACCGCAAATGCCCGTCCCGCAGTCTCCCGGCGGGTGTTTGGGCACGGGGAATGCGTTGATGCTCGCGGGGCGCGTTGCGGGGCGGCTGGCTGACCGGAACAGGATCGCGCTGATGCTGGCCAATGTCACGGCCTCGGACGCCCATGGGATGGCGGATGGTCGCCGCCTGGCGCGGCGGTGGTTCGGGTCAACGCAGCCAGCGGATGCGGTAGTATTTGTGCGGGTAGCCCAGCAGGTCGAGGTCGTGAAGCTGGATGGCGTTGGTGGTGGTGCTGTTGGTTTCCAGGAGCAGATGCCAGTCGCGCCGGGTCCGGTTGTCGCTGGGATGTTTAATGTGGTACGTGTGTACAGGCGCGTTTTGACACGGCCCCTCCTACTCGACCGAAATTTCTGCAACAATTTCATTTTGGGTGTTCGCCGGTGCTTTCTGGTGGTTTCCGGTGCGCTCCCAGGCCCATGATGCCCGCCAAACATTTTCGTTTTTTGGTTATTGCTTTCCGGGCAGGCCGCCTATACTCAGCGCCATTATGGATATATTGGTAGCCACTTTGTGCGACGCGGCCACGGATTCGCAGGGTAAACTGAACATCCTGGGCACGTTCGACACCATCAACGCCGCGCAAATGCCGGCGGTACACCCGCAATGTTCGGTCGCGCTGCGGATGGTGTTCAACAAGATGGAGGAGGGGGAGCACAAGGTGCGCCTGAATTTTGTGGATGAGGATGGCAAATCGGTAATGCCGCCCATTGAGATGCCGGTGGCGGTGGAAGTGCCAGACGAAGCGTTGTTTATTTCCCGCAACTTTATCGTCAACATTCAGCATTTGAAATTCGAGAAGCCGGGTTTGTACTCGGTGGACGTGGCTTTGGATGGCGACCAAAAAGAAAGCATCCCGCTGCTGGTGCGGCATGTGCAGTCGCCAGCCCAAAGCACCGAGCAGCAACCGTGGGAAAAACCGCAGGAATAACCGCTCAGACCATGGCTTTCAAAGATTTCCCCAATCAGGAACAGGTCGTCACACTGCTCCAGCGCAGCTTGGAACGCGGACGCTTGGGTCATGCCTACCTGTTCATCGGCCTGGAACTTGGCGTGCTGGAAACCATGGCGCGCACCCTGGCCAAAACCCTCAATTGCCAAAACCCGCCTCATCGCGGTGCGACCGGGCTGGCTACCGATTGTTGTGATCATTGCCTCACTTGCCGCAAGATCAACGAGGACCTGCACGCCGACATCCATTGGATTCGGCCCGAGTCCAAAATGCGCCAGATTTCGGTGGACCAAATCCGCGAGTTGATGGGGACGGTGAACCTGAAGCCGACGGAGGCGGAATTCAAGGTGTCAGTGCTGGTGGCGGCGGATCGGCTGAACGTGAGCGCCGCTAATGCTTTCCTGAAAACCCTGGAGGAACCGCCGGCCAACTCCATCCTGATTCTTCTCAGCACGGAGCCGCAACGCCTCCTCGAAACCATTCTTTCCCGCTGTCTGCGCCTGACCTTTGCGGCGGGTAGCGCGGTGCAGACGGACGCAAAAACCCTGACGTGGCTGGGACAGTTTGTGGCCGAAGCTGCGCAGGGCAACCGCAGCCTGCTGGGGCGCTACAAATTGCTTGCGCTGCTGGTCCAGCGCCTGGGCGAGATGAAAGCGGAGATTCAGGAGACGCTTACCGCCCGATCCCCGATCCAGAAATATGAGGAAGCGGAACCCGGCTTGGTGGAAAAGTGGGAGCGGGAACTGTCGGCGGCGGTGGAATCGGAATACCGCCGGCAACGCATGGAATTGCTGGCGGTGTTTGAATGGTGGATGCGCGATGTCTGGCTGCTCACGCTGGGCGCCGCTGAGGGTTTGTTCACGTTCCCCCAATTTTCCAGCCAGTCGGAGATCGTGGCCAAACGCATCCAGGCCCGCGAGGCGCTGGAAAATCTCGACGAAATCGAGCGCACCCAACGCCTGCTTCACACCAACGTGCAAGAGGCCCTGGCGCTGGAAGTGGGGTTGCTGAAACTCAAGCTCTAGCCCGCCATGCCGGGAAAACCCGACACCTCTCCACTTGCCCCGCCGTCGCCATCATCCATGGAACGCGTCGCCGCCCAACTCCTCGGGTTGCTGGCGGGGGTTATCCTGGTGAAACTCGGTAATCCGGTAATTTTCTCCGATCAACTTCAGGCACCCGGGAATTTTTTTGAATGGTGTTTCATGTCCTGGCCGCCGGGGTGGAGTTTCTGGATGCTGGCACTGGCCATGCTCGTCAGCCTGCCCCTGTGGCGTTGGAAAACCAATGTGCCCGCCTGGCTGCTGGGGTTGCCGCTGCTCTGGTTGGGCTGGCAATGGGTTGCCGCGCGTTGGTCGGTGGATGCGCGGTTGACCGCCAAAGTGCTGCCGCATTTCGCCGCCTGCGTGGGCGCATTCTACGTGGGTGTCTTTGCCATGGGCCGGTTGCGACGGGATACACTGTTTTGGGCCGGGTTGCTGGCCGCCTTTGCCTGGGTGCTGTACGAGGGATGGGATCAGCATTTTGGCGGGCTGGCGGCCACGCGCCGCCATTTTGAAACGATGGATTGGAGCCAGGCCCCGCCCGGATTGCGTGTCGCGTGGGAGTCCGCCGGGTTTCGTTACAAAATCATGAGCGACCGGATTTTTTCCACGTTCGTGTATCCCAACGCCCTGGCCGGGGCGATCCTGTTGTTACTGCCGCCCTTGCTGGCCTGGCTGGCGGTGGTCTGGCGCAAACAGATGGCGGCGCTGCTGCTGTTGTTCTTGGCACTCCCCTGCCTGTATTGGTCCGGTTCCAAAGCCGGATGGCTGATCGCGTTGGTGCTGGGGTTGGTCTGGGTGCTACACCTTTCGCTGGGCCGCCGGGCACGGTTGCTGATCGTGGGCGCGGTCTTGCTGGTGGGGGTGACCGCCTTCTTTCTGCGATTCTCGACGTACTTCGCCAAAGGCGCCACCAGTGCCGGCGCGCGGTTTGAATATTGGCAGGCGGCGTGGGGTAATTTCAAAGCGCATCCAGTAGTAGGCTCGGGGCCGGGCACCTTTGGCGCGGTCTATCGCAAAGTGAAATCACCTGGTGCGGAAATGGCGCGGCTGACCCATAATGACTACTTG
This window harbors:
- a CDS encoding DNA polymerase III subunit: MAFKDFPNQEQVVTLLQRSLERGRLGHAYLFIGLELGVLETMARTLAKTLNCQNPPHRGATGLATDCCDHCLTCRKINEDLHADIHWIRPESKMRQISVDQIRELMGTVNLKPTEAEFKVSVLVAADRLNVSAANAFLKTLEEPPANSILILLSTEPQRLLETILSRCLRLTFAAGSAVQTDAKTLTWLGQFVAEAAQGNRSLLGRYKLLALLVQRLGEMKAEIQETLTARSPIQKYEEAEPGLVEKWERELSAAVESEYRRQRMELLAVFEWWMRDVWLLTLGAAEGLFTFPQFSSQSEIVAKRIQAREALENLDEIERTQRLLHTNVQEALALEVGLLKLKL
- a CDS encoding O-antigen ligase family protein codes for the protein MERVAAQLLGLLAGVILVKLGNPVIFSDQLQAPGNFFEWCFMSWPPGWSFWMLALAMLVSLPLWRWKTNVPAWLLGLPLLWLGWQWVAARWSVDARLTAKVLPHFAACVGAFYVGVFAMGRLRRDTLFWAGLLAAFAWVLYEGWDQHFGGLAATRRHFETMDWSQAPPGLRVAWESAGFRYKIMSDRIFSTFVYPNALAGAILLLLPPLLAWLAVVWRKQMAALLLLFLALPCLYWSGSKAGWLIALVLGLVWVLHLSLGRRARLLIVGAVLLVGVTAFFLRFSTYFAKGATSAGARFEYWQAAWGNFKAHPVVGSGPGTFGAVYRKVKSPGAEMARLTHNDYLEQASDSGGIGGLAYAAFWLVGLVWGYRNCAAQPMRLAIWLGLLGWSLQGFVEFGLYIPALACPAFLLFGLLAGQEEEKQVLPLSLIKGRIPLPG
- the mutY gene encoding A/G-specific adenine glycosylase, producing the protein MPHQRTIAAIVSRLLKWYPKHARDLPWRRTTDPYCVYVSEVMLQQTQVKTVIPYWERWLRELPTVRALAEAEPDRVLKLWEGLGYYHRARNLQKAARCIMEQHGGRFPENYEAILALPGIGRYTAGAICSIAFNQPVPILDGNVIRVLARVFCLRGDPAKRAVQLTLWGLAGQLVNAAGKFRSVGPELPLANCHSFLNQSLMELGALVCTPRQPQCSACPIQPQCLACQHGLTDQLPAIPVRAKPIQRRHIVLLLARKGRLLIHRRPAGGVNDGFWQFPEFEAAPKAVIDAPFVLQQSGFQLRNLAKVANTAHSITRYRLRLEAFRGILQVSDFPSGPDWRWVARRELESLPFSAAHRKLLLKLDGWPL